The sequence GAGCATGTTCAGGTAGGGCTTGAGCTTGTCGCCGGGGCGGTAGGGAAAGCCGGTCGAAATCAGGCATTCCTGCAGGCGGGTGCGCTTGCCCACGCGGATGCGGCGGTCGTTGACGTAGGCGCCCCGGCCCTTGCTGGCGCTGTAGATATCGTTGCGGGTCGGGTCATAGACCACCGCCTGCTCGATCTTGCCGCGCACCGACAGCGCGATGCTGACGCAGTAAAACGGAAAGCCGTGGATGAAGTTGGTGGTGCCGTCCAGCGGGTCGATGATCCAGACGAATTCGGAGTCCTTCGCGCCATGCTCGCTGCCCGATTCCTCGGCCAGGATGCCGTGGCCGGGGTAGGCCGTCAGCAGGGTTTCGATGATCGCGGCTTCGGCGGCCTGATCGACTTCGGTGACGAAATCGTTGGTCTGCTTGAGCGAAACGCGAACTGCTTCAACGTCAAGTGCGGCGCGGTTGATGAGGGCGCCGGCGGCGCGCGCAGCCTTGACGGCCACATTGAGCATGGGATGTAGATTGCTGGACATAGAGGTTAAGAAAGAGCGGGCAGGAACTGCAAAACCGCGAACCGAGAACTGGAAACCAGCGGTGGCGGGGAGGCGACAATATCGGATTTTACCGGCTTCGCCCGTCCCGGCCGCAATTACCTTGAGCGCCAGGGTTTTCGGCTGCGGCGCTGGACCCCTTTTTATTCCCATGAAAACCCGCTTCATCCTGATCAACACCAGCCACGCCGGCAATGTGGGCGCCACCGCCCGCGCCATGAAAACCATGGGCTTCGACGACCTGGTGCTGGTCGCGCCGCGCTGGGCCAATGTGCTGCGGCGCGAGGAAACCATCCAGCGGGCCAGCGGCGCGCTCGACGTTTTGAACAATGCGCGGATTGTCGAGACGCTCGACGAGGCGCTCGACGGCATGGCGCATCTGTGCGCCACGGCCATGACGCCGCGCGATTTTGGCCCGCCGACGCGGGCGCCGCGCGCGCATTTCGCCGAGTTGCTGGGGCGAAGCGAGGCGCTATTAAAACAGGAGCTGGGTACGCCCGTCCATCCTGCGCAAAGGCCCGATTCGGTTGCTTTTTTGTTCGGCTCCGAGCGCTTTGGCATGCAGAACGAGGATGTCTATCGCTGCCATGTCGCCCTGAGCATTCCGACCGACCCGAAGTTCGGCTCGCTCAACCTGGGCGCGGCGGTGCAGCTGATTGCCTACGACTGGCGCGAAGCCCTGGGCGGCTTCGGCATTCAGGCGGCGATTGAAGAACCCCGTCTGGCCGACGCCGCCGCCGTGAGCGGCATGCTCAAGCACTGGGAAGAAGCGCTTGTCGATATCGGCTTTCTCGACCCGGCATCGCCCAAGAAGCTCATGCCGCGCCTGAACCAGCTGTTCAACCGCGCGCAGCTCAGCCCCGAGGAAATCCACATCCTGCGCGGCGTGGCCAAGGCCATGATGCGGCATGCGCCCGATAAAGCCTTGCCGGCGGCGGACAAGCCGCCCGCGCCAGCGGATACGCCGACCAGCGCCTAAACTCCCGTCATGTTTTCCAGACTCCGCTCCGACATCCAGTGCATCCTTGAACGCGACCCGGCCGCCCGCACCCGCTGGGAGGTGCTGACCTGCTACCCCGGCGTGCATGCCGTCATCCTGCACCGCTGGGCGCACGCGTGCTGGACGCATGGCTTCAAATGGCTGGGCCGGTTCATCTCGCATCTGGCGCGCTGGTTGACGGGTATCGAAATCCACCCCGGCGCCAAAATTGGCGAACGCGTGTTTTTCGACCATGCGATGGGCGTGGTCGTCGGCGAAACCGCTGAAATCGGCGACGGCTGCACGATTTACCAGGGTGTCACGCTGGGCGGCACCGCGCTCTACAAAGGCACCAAGCGCCACCCGACGCTGGGAAAGAACGTGGTGGTCGGTGCCGGTGCGCAGGTGCTGGGCGGCTTCACCGTCGGCGACGGCGCCAAGATCGGCTCGAACGCCGTGGTGGTCAAGCCGGTGCCGGCCGGCGCCACGGCCGTGGGCAACCCAGCCCGGGTGATCCAGGCCGGCGCCGATGTCAAGCGCGAGCAGGTCGCCAGCCAGATGGGGTTTTCAGCCTACGGCGTGACGCAGAACGACGACCCGCTGAGCCAGGCCCTGCGCGGGCTGATCGACAACGCCTCCGGCCAGGAGCACCAGATTGCGCTGCTCTGGCAGGCGATTGAAAAGCTGTCCCATCCGAAAAGCCCCGGTCCGCAGGATTGCGTTCCCAAGGATGCCGCGCTGCAGGAGAACTTTGAAGCCGACAAGCTCAATCAACTGGTGGGCAAGTAGCTGTAGCGATAGCAGTTGTGTTTTATTGCTATTGTTTTAATAGCTGCTTGCGACCGTCCAGTATGCGCAAAAGCACTATTTCATGCTTGTTTTAGCGCCCGGATCGCATTCTTGGGCCGGAACGCCTTGCACACCTCGTCGCGGGTTTCGATATAAGGCCCGCCGATCAGGTCGATGCAGTAGGGCACGGCGGCAAAAATGCCGGGCACCAGCGATTCGCCCGCCTCGTTTTTCAGGCCTTCGAGCGTCTCGGCAATTGCCTTGGGCTGGCCGGGCAGGTTCAGGATCAAGCTCTGGCCGCGAATCACCGCGACCTGGCGCGACAGGATGGCCGTCGACACGAACTTCAGGCTGACCTGGCGCATCTGCTCGCCAAAGCCGGGCATGTGCTTGTGCGCCACGGCCAGCGTGGCCTCGGGCGTCACGTCGCGCGG comes from Polaromonas naphthalenivorans CJ2 and encodes:
- a CDS encoding RNA methyltransferase — its product is MKTRFILINTSHAGNVGATARAMKTMGFDDLVLVAPRWANVLRREETIQRASGALDVLNNARIVETLDEALDGMAHLCATAMTPRDFGPPTRAPRAHFAELLGRSEALLKQELGTPVHPAQRPDSVAFLFGSERFGMQNEDVYRCHVALSIPTDPKFGSLNLGAAVQLIAYDWREALGGFGIQAAIEEPRLADAAAVSGMLKHWEEALVDIGFLDPASPKKLMPRLNQLFNRAQLSPEEIHILRGVAKAMMRHAPDKALPAADKPPAPADTPTSA
- a CDS encoding inositol monophosphatase family protein, translated to MSSNLHPMLNVAVKAARAAGALINRAALDVEAVRVSLKQTNDFVTEVDQAAEAAIIETLLTAYPGHGILAEESGSEHGAKDSEFVWIIDPLDGTTNFIHGFPFYCVSIALSVRGKIEQAVVYDPTRNDIYSASKGRGAYVNDRRIRVGKRTRLQECLISTGFPYRPGDKLKPYLNMLGEVMSQCAGVRRPGAAALDLAHVAAGFTDGFFETGLLPWDVAAGSLLITEAGGLIGNFTGEADFIDHGECVAGNPRIYGQLVGTLGKYSKFAGAGDKATVRQALQDSRTEASADESTDGSETTSPAVSEKPTLKAKRIRPPVAPDTITPDAPF
- the mog gene encoding molybdopterin adenylyltransferase, which encodes MSEGFDPVKIGIVSVSDRASSGVYADKGLPALKDWLTRALRNPIAFEERLIPDEQAGISATLIELVDAGCCLVLTTGGTGPAPRDVTPEATLAVAHKHMPGFGEQMRQVSLKFVSTAILSRQVAVIRGQSLILNLPGQPKAIAETLEGLKNEAGESLVPGIFAAVPYCIDLIGGPYIETRDEVCKAFRPKNAIRALKQA
- the cysE gene encoding serine O-acetyltransferase — translated: MFSRLRSDIQCILERDPAARTRWEVLTCYPGVHAVILHRWAHACWTHGFKWLGRFISHLARWLTGIEIHPGAKIGERVFFDHAMGVVVGETAEIGDGCTIYQGVTLGGTALYKGTKRHPTLGKNVVVGAGAQVLGGFTVGDGAKIGSNAVVVKPVPAGATAVGNPARVIQAGADVKREQVASQMGFSAYGVTQNDDPLSQALRGLIDNASGQEHQIALLWQAIEKLSHPKSPGPQDCVPKDAALQENFEADKLNQLVGK